Proteins from one Ranitomeya variabilis isolate aRanVar5 chromosome 1, aRanVar5.hap1, whole genome shotgun sequence genomic window:
- the LOC143766813 gene encoding uncharacterized protein LOC143766813, translating to MAQNRQNPPTEMERSMEKIITIFQRYAGKEGSAASMSYKEFENFMNSELSSFTKGQKDPNILQKMMKSVDGSADGKKDQELDFQEFLNLIGGMMVACNDALAKCPPEKKNPVSATKPSEMESTMETIIHIFQHYAGKKGDTNQMNYTEFEAFMNTELKSFIQTPQSSNNLGRSSLHPLQFSYVFLIHRRPELCTVF from the exons ATG GCACAAAACAGGCAGAATCCTCCAACCGAAATGGAGCGCTCCATGGAGAAGATCATCACCATCTTCCAGAGATATGCTGGCAAGGAGGGGAGCGCAGCCTCAATGAGCTATAAAGAGTTTGAGAACTTCATGAACAGTGAGCTGTCCTCCTTCACCAAA GGCCAGAAGGACCCAAACATCCTACAGAAGATGATGAAATCGGTAGATGGCTCTGCTGACGGAAAAAAGGACCAAGAATTGGATTTCCAAGAGTTCCTCAACCTCATCGGGGGGATGATGGTAGCTTGTAATGATGCCTTGGCCAAGTGCCCTCCAGAAAAGAAG AATCCAGTTTCTGCCACCAAACCATCAGAGATGGAGTCCACCATGGAAACCATCATCCACATTTTCCAACACTACGCTGGCAAGAAAGGAGACACAAATCAGATGAATTACACAGAGTTTGAGGCTTTCATGAACACTGAGCTGAAATCCTTCATACAG accccccagtcctctaataaccttggtcgctcttctctgcacccgctccagttcagctatgtctttcttatacaccggagaccagaactgtgcacagtattctaa